The following proteins come from a genomic window of Vidua chalybeata isolate OUT-0048 chromosome 2, bVidCha1 merged haplotype, whole genome shotgun sequence:
- the LOC128784228 gene encoding histone H2A-beta, sperm-like, with amino-acid sequence MPGRGKKQALAGSPGSASKKYKSAKAGLQFPVGRVHRLLRRGKYANRIGSGAAIYLAAVMEYVTAEVLELAGKAAHENRKTKILPRHIQLAVRNDDELSKVFASVTIPQGGVMPNILSQLLPKTSSGNVAFSQEYGGSQ; translated from the coding sequence ATGCCTGGACGTGGAAAGAAACAAGCATTGGCTGGCAGCCCTGGAAGTGCATCAAAGAAATACAAATCAGCCAAGGCAGGTCTGCAGTTCCCTGTGGGCCGTGTCCATAGGCTCCTGCGAAGAGGGAAGTACGCTAACAGGATTGGCTCTGGCGCTGCCATCTACCTGGCTGCAGTGATGGAGTACGTGACAGCAGAGGTCCTGGAGCTGGCGGGGAAAGCTGCGCATGAAAACAGGAAGACAAAGATTCTGCCCAGGCACATTCAGCTGGCTGTGAGAAATGATGATGAGCTGAGCAAGGTCTTTGCCAGTGTGACCATTCCTCAAGGCGGGGTTATGCCAAATATCCTTTCTCAGCTCCTTCCGAAGACATCTAGTggaaatgttgctttttctcAAGAATATGGTGGCAGCCAGTGA
- the PDCL3 gene encoding phosducin-like protein 3 — protein MQDPNKDTEWNDILRKKGILPPKENLEEQERAKEEEQFAILQKSLVKTYEDMTLEELEENEDEFNEEDERAIEMYRQQRLAEMKAAQMKNKFGEVLEISGKDYVQEVTKAGKGIWVVLHLYKQGIPLCALINQHMSGLAKKFRDVKFIKAISTTCIPNYPDKNLPTIFVYLEGDIKAQFIGPLVFGGMNLTRDELEWKISESGAIKTDLEENPRKQIQDQLMSSIRVCVPARGESDSEDD, from the exons ATGCAG GATCCAAATAAAGACACGGAGTGGAATGATATTCTGCGCAAGAAAGGTATCCTTCCTCCAAAGGAAAACCTGGAGGAACAGGAACGGGCAAAAGAAGAGGAGCAGTTTGCCATCCTTCAGAAATCTCTGG TGAAAACTTATGAGGACATGACTCTGGAAGAGCTAGAAGAGAATGAAGATGAATTTAATGAGGAAGATGAGAGAGCTATTGAAATGTACAG GCAGCAAAGGTTAGCAGAAATGAAGGCAGCtcaaatgaagaataaatttgGGGAAGTTCTGGAGATTTCGGGAAAAGATTATGTTCAAGAGGTTACAAAAGCTGGAAAAGGTATATGGGTAGTCTTACACCTCTACAAACAAGg AATTCCACTGTGTGCCTTAATAAATCAACATATGAGCGGGCTTGCAAAGAAGTTCAGAGATGTGAAATTCATCAAAGCTATTTCTACCACCTGCATTCCCAACTACCCCGATAAGAACCTGCCCACGATATTTGTGTACCTGGAGGGAGACATCAAAGCTCAGTTCATTGGGCCTTTGGTGTTCGGTGGCATGAACCTGACGAGGGATG AATTAGAGTGGAAGATTTCTGAGTCTGGTGCCATCAAGACAGACCTTGAAGAGAACCCCAGGAAGCAGATCCAGGACCAGCTCATGTCCTCAATCAGGGTGTGTGTCCCAGCCAGAGGGGAGAGTGACTCAGAGGATGACTAA